The Candidatus Obscuribacterales bacterium genome segment GCAGCCATGGCGATCGCCATCCTGGCTGGGGGATTTGTCGCTTGGGGCACCGCGCCAGTTGAACCACCGTCCGCCGCCGTGCCCGCTGTGGTTACCCCGGAGATTTCCCTAGAGATCCCAGAGGAGCTAACCGAGCCCCTGCCCGTGCCGGAGGGGGGCGTTCCCGACGATACGCTGCTCGGGCATATTCCCTACGAGGAAGCCCCGGCCGATAGCCTTGCGCCCATTGTGGCAGATGGCAGTATTTTGATGCGGCAGGCGGCGGCGGCGCAGTTTATGGCCATGGCCGATGCCGCTGCTGCCGAGGGCATTCTGCTGGAGCCTACCTCTGGTTTTCGTTCCATTGAGGATCAAGAGTATCTGTTCTTCGAGGTGAAGGCAGAACGGGGGCAGATTGCCACCACCCGCGCTGAGGTTAGTGCTCCGCCAGGCTATAGCGAACATCACACGGGCTATGCCGTCGATATTTTGGATGGCTCGCGATCGGATATTGGCCTGGTAGAAGCCTTTGAAACCACCGACGCTTTTCGCTGGCTACAGGAGAATGCTGCTTTCTACAGCTTTGAGCTTTCCTTTCCCCGCGATAATCCCCAAGGCATTAGCTACGAACCTTGGCACTGGCGCTTCGTGGGCGATCGCCATAGCCTAGAAACCTTCTACCGCGCCACTAGTCTCACGACATCAGAAGCCAGCCCAGAAGCCAGACCAG includes the following:
- a CDS encoding M15 family metallopeptidase gives rise to the protein MSPSEQPSKQPKLVIHDDIPVAQRDENPRTNSSRRFSSPGGLFNKEFWILGGAAMAIAILAGGFVAWGTAPVEPPSAAVPAVVTPEISLEIPEELTEPLPVPEGGVPDDTLLGHIPYEEAPADSLAPIVADGSILMRQAAAAQFMAMADAAAAEGILLEPTSGFRSIEDQEYLFFEVKAERGQIATTRAEVSAPPGYSEHHTGYAVDILDGSRSDIGLVEAFETTDAFRWLQENAAFYSFELSFPRDNPQGISYEPWHWRFVGDRHSLETFYRATSLTTSEASPEARPETSSPPPATP